A genome region from Bacteroidales bacterium includes the following:
- a CDS encoding CoA activase translates to MILQKGQKERKANQNVHVGIDIGSISVNTVVIDDSDSVIEDRYDYCYGKPFDVLVRVFEDIILSFGFDSIRSVAFTGSGGKQAAELMGGSFVNEIIAQSTSVGVLYPQIRTIIEMGGEDSKLIFMENGTSASYSRLSDFAMNSLCAAGTGSFLDQQANRIEVPIEIEFGKLALQSVNPPRIAGRCSVFAKSDMIHLQQIATPLHDIVAGLCFAVARNFKSTLGRGKKFEKPFVFQGGVAANAGMVRAFREIFELNEEELIIPTYHASMGALGAIFHSIRHLNGSIEAFRGIKEMKDYLDSDRSNSARLTPLKMSKALYNKDVKQIPPGVKKTEVYLGVDVGSLSTNVVLIDAENNVLARRYLPTASKPLNAIQRGLKEIYLEIGDKVDIIGVGTTGSGRYLTGDFIGADTIQNEITAQATAAIAYDPEVDTIFEIGGQDSKYISIEHGVVVDFEMNKVCAAGTGSFLEEQSEKLDISIIDQFAGMALESEKPVRLGDRCTVFMESDLNSHQQKGAGLSDLVGGLAYSIVQNYIQKVVGDKPIGKKIFFQGGVTNNKAVVAAFEKVTGKPIIIPPHFDVTGAIGAAILARNSMVPGQKTKFKGFHISEMPFSISSFSCNACTNHCEIQKVKVEGESRILFYGGRCEKYEIEERKGKGRDIPNLFEERLSMLMNDFREEPENGKISVGIPRALMVFYQQFPFWRSFFEELGFRVVISDPSDQQIVTRSIDLMVSETCLPVELVHGHVNNLLEKKVDFIFLPFIVNAKGSKENPTNNCNCPWIQSYPFMVRSAFTDSDSRDKFLTPTLHFRYFERALKKELPGFMKEKFGIPLSKTLRSIETADAKQINFDEWVIRRGKEVLANLPEDKKVLVLLGRPYNTTDPLLNLRLVEKLINLNTLPVPVDFLPLLDENIFSDYRMMYWPNGQKIMSASRIIRKNDQLFAVYLGNFRCGPDSFLTHFVRNEMKGKPYLHLEVDEHSADAGLITRCEAFLDSLAGYQKVKAASSQAVTSQILHSRSLDGRKLYLPYAGDTVHVIAAAARSCGIDAEVLPMQDAEDLEIARKYTNGQECFPAICTTGSFLKKLMEPNVDPKKVSFFMPDHNGPCRFGDYNKLHRIIFDKLGYNDAHIMTPSNEDAYADLAGDKSRTFRMNAWSGIVGLDILRRLLQERRPYEIIKGDTNLVYQACLNDLIHSVENGAKDLGVILENAGRKFSAIKADYTVRKPVIAVVGEIFMRDNPFCSGHLIERLEALGAETIISPFGEWLHYSSYRYWRDSMWKGNIKGLFKSKFQQVYQHFTAKQLTNKVKGYLNLREDLEIDRILELCSPYIHKDYDGDPPIALGSAAGLVEMKISGVANILPFTCMPGTIICAVSNDFRKDHHNIPWLNYAYDGQEDSSIETRLQAFMHQAKEYSESNEFNKAIDWFRN, encoded by the coding sequence ATGATACTTCAAAAAGGTCAAAAGGAGCGGAAAGCTAATCAGAATGTCCATGTTGGTATTGATATTGGCTCTATTTCAGTCAATACTGTGGTAATTGACGATTCTGATTCAGTAATTGAGGATAGGTATGATTACTGTTATGGTAAGCCCTTCGATGTGCTGGTAAGGGTTTTTGAGGATATAATACTTTCTTTTGGATTTGATTCCATACGTTCAGTAGCTTTCACTGGATCAGGAGGCAAGCAGGCAGCAGAGTTAATGGGTGGCAGTTTTGTTAATGAAATCATCGCTCAATCCACTTCTGTTGGAGTTTTGTACCCTCAAATCCGCACCATTATTGAAATGGGGGGTGAGGACTCAAAGTTGATTTTCATGGAGAATGGTACATCTGCTTCTTATTCCAGGTTGTCAGATTTTGCCATGAATAGCCTTTGTGCAGCAGGCACTGGTTCTTTTCTGGATCAACAGGCAAACCGTATTGAAGTGCCCATAGAAATTGAATTCGGGAAACTGGCATTACAATCGGTTAATCCACCCCGGATTGCTGGTCGTTGCAGCGTTTTTGCCAAGAGTGATATGATTCACCTTCAGCAAATTGCCACTCCGCTTCATGATATTGTGGCAGGGCTGTGTTTTGCGGTTGCAAGGAATTTCAAGAGCACACTCGGCAGGGGAAAGAAATTTGAAAAACCTTTCGTTTTCCAAGGTGGAGTAGCAGCCAATGCGGGGATGGTCCGTGCTTTCAGAGAGATCTTTGAACTCAATGAAGAAGAACTGATCATTCCAACCTACCATGCGTCCATGGGTGCTTTAGGCGCTATTTTTCATAGTATCAGGCATTTGAACGGCAGTATTGAGGCTTTCAGAGGGATAAAAGAAATGAAGGATTACCTGGATTCTGACAGGAGCAATTCTGCCAGGCTGACTCCTTTGAAAATGTCAAAAGCCTTGTATAATAAGGATGTTAAGCAAATCCCGCCGGGGGTTAAAAAAACAGAAGTTTACCTGGGAGTGGATGTAGGTTCACTTAGCACAAATGTAGTGTTGATTGATGCAGAAAATAATGTACTTGCAAGGAGGTATCTCCCAACGGCTTCAAAACCCCTGAATGCCATTCAAAGAGGGTTGAAGGAAATTTACCTGGAAATTGGGGACAAAGTTGATATTATAGGGGTAGGAACCACAGGGTCAGGACGCTATCTTACAGGTGACTTTATTGGTGCCGACACTATTCAGAATGAAATCACTGCCCAGGCTACTGCAGCCATTGCCTATGATCCTGAAGTAGATACCATTTTTGAAATTGGAGGGCAGGATTCGAAATATATCAGTATTGAGCATGGTGTTGTCGTTGATTTTGAGATGAATAAAGTATGTGCAGCCGGTACCGGCTCTTTCCTGGAAGAGCAATCTGAAAAACTGGACATCAGTATTATTGACCAGTTTGCCGGAATGGCATTGGAGTCTGAAAAACCGGTCAGATTAGGAGATCGATGCACGGTTTTCATGGAGTCGGATCTGAATTCCCACCAGCAAAAAGGAGCAGGACTTTCTGACCTGGTTGGTGGACTGGCTTATTCCATTGTTCAGAATTATATTCAGAAGGTGGTAGGTGATAAGCCCATTGGAAAAAAGATTTTCTTCCAGGGTGGTGTTACCAATAATAAAGCTGTGGTTGCGGCATTCGAAAAGGTGACCGGGAAACCAATTATTATACCGCCTCATTTTGATGTCACCGGGGCAATCGGAGCCGCAATCCTTGCACGGAATTCAATGGTGCCTGGTCAGAAGACAAAGTTCAAAGGGTTTCATATCAGTGAGATGCCTTTTTCTATTTCAAGTTTTTCATGCAATGCATGCACCAACCATTGTGAGATTCAAAAGGTAAAGGTAGAAGGGGAGAGCAGGATACTTTTCTATGGAGGACGCTGTGAAAAATATGAAATTGAAGAACGAAAGGGAAAAGGCCGGGATATTCCAAATCTTTTCGAGGAACGGCTATCAATGCTTATGAATGATTTCAGGGAGGAACCGGAAAATGGAAAAATATCGGTCGGAATTCCGCGGGCATTGATGGTGTTTTATCAACAGTTCCCTTTCTGGAGAAGTTTCTTTGAGGAGCTTGGATTCAGAGTGGTGATTTCTGATCCCTCTGACCAGCAAATCGTCACACGCTCCATTGACCTGATGGTTTCGGAAACATGCCTCCCGGTAGAACTCGTGCATGGACATGTAAATAACCTCCTGGAGAAAAAGGTAGATTTTATTTTTCTTCCTTTCATAGTGAATGCAAAAGGTTCAAAGGAAAACCCTACGAATAACTGCAATTGTCCCTGGATACAATCCTATCCCTTCATGGTCAGAAGTGCTTTTACAGATTCTGATTCCAGGGATAAATTCCTGACTCCGACCCTTCATTTTCGCTATTTTGAACGCGCCTTGAAGAAAGAATTGCCTGGATTTATGAAAGAGAAATTTGGCATCCCTTTATCAAAAACGCTCAGAAGTATAGAAACTGCTGATGCTAAGCAAATCAACTTTGACGAATGGGTTATCAGGCGCGGGAAGGAAGTACTTGCCAACCTGCCTGAAGATAAGAAAGTCCTGGTGTTGCTCGGACGTCCTTACAATACTACTGATCCTCTGCTCAACCTGAGGCTTGTGGAGAAACTGATCAATCTTAACACGCTTCCTGTACCTGTAGATTTTTTGCCATTATTGGATGAGAATATTTTTAGTGATTATCGGATGATGTATTGGCCCAATGGTCAGAAGATCATGTCTGCAAGCAGGATCATCCGGAAAAATGATCAACTGTTTGCTGTTTATTTGGGCAACTTCAGGTGTGGTCCGGATTCTTTTCTCACTCATTTTGTGCGAAATGAAATGAAAGGTAAGCCATATCTCCATCTTGAAGTGGATGAGCATAGCGCAGATGCAGGGTTAATAACCCGCTGTGAAGCCTTCCTGGATAGTCTTGCCGGTTATCAGAAAGTAAAAGCAGCAAGCAGTCAGGCTGTTACTTCACAGATTCTACATTCAAGGAGTCTTGACGGACGAAAACTTTACTTGCCTTATGCCGGTGATACTGTTCATGTGATAGCTGCAGCAGCCCGAAGTTGTGGAATTGATGCCGAAGTTCTTCCCATGCAGGATGCTGAGGATCTGGAAATTGCAAGAAAATATACCAATGGACAGGAGTGTTTTCCTGCCATCTGTACAACAGGCAGTTTCCTGAAAAAGCTCATGGAACCCAATGTTGATCCCAAAAAGGTTAGCTTCTTCATGCCTGACCATAATGGGCCTTGCCGATTTGGGGATTATAATAAACTGCACCGTATCATTTTCGATAAACTGGGGTATAATGATGCCCACATTATGACCCCCAGCAATGAAGACGCCTATGCTGACCTTGCAGGTGATAAATCAAGAACTTTTCGGATGAATGCCTGGAGTGGAATCGTGGGATTGGATATACTCAGAAGGCTTCTCCAGGAAAGAAGGCCCTATGAGATCATAAAAGGGGATACAAATCTCGTTTACCAGGCATGCCTGAATGATCTCATTCATTCGGTAGAAAATGGGGCTAAAGATTTGGGTGTAATTTTGGAGAATGCAGGCAGAAAATTCAGCGCTATAAAAGCTGATTATACTGTCCGAAAACCTGTGATAGCTGTAGTCGGAGAAATTTTCATGCGTGATAATCCATTTTGCAGCGGACACCTCATTGAGAGACTCGAAGCCTTAGGTGCCGAAACCATTATCTCACCATTTGGTGAATGGCTTCATTATTCATCTTACAGGTATTGGCGCGACAGCATGTGGAAAGGAAACATTAAAGGGTTGTTCAAATCAAAATTTCAGCAGGTTTACCAGCATTTCACGGCAAAGCAACTCACTAATAAGGTGAAAGGTTATCTCAACCTTCGGGAAGACCTGGAAATAGATCGTATCCTTGAACTTTGCAGTCCTTACATTCATAAGGATTATGACGGTGATCCGCCCATTGCCCTGGGATCAGCAGCAGGATTGGTTGAAATGAAAATTTCCGGAGTCGCGAATATACTTCCATTCACCTGTATGCCGGGGACTATTATATGTGCTGTTTCCAATGATTTCAGGAAAGATCATCATAATATCCCATGGTTAAATTATGCTTACGACGGACAGGAAGATAGCAGCATTGAAACCAGGTTACAGGCCTTTATGCACCAGGCGAAGGAATACTCCGAATCCAATGAATTTAATAAAGCCATTGACTGGTTCAGAAATTAG
- a CDS encoding ATP-binding protein, which yields MLRIAITEPESTGKSWLAEQLAEHYGTVWVPEYAREYLEQSKGKYGFDDILKIAEGQLRKEEKGLLDASGILFCDTDFIVTRIWSEVKFQSVHPWILEQVYNHRYDLYLLCNTDLPWEYDPLREHPEMRDELFKRYETVLKEIHANYKIVSDLGEMRKQNAIRFIEDLLSGQL from the coding sequence ATGTTACGGATCGCGATAACAGAGCCTGAATCAACAGGCAAGTCATGGCTGGCTGAGCAGTTAGCTGAACATTATGGGACAGTTTGGGTGCCGGAATATGCCCGTGAATACCTGGAGCAATCAAAGGGAAAATATGGCTTTGATGATATTCTCAAGATTGCTGAAGGACAACTCCGAAAAGAGGAAAAAGGATTGTTGGATGCATCGGGAATCTTGTTTTGCGATACGGATTTTATTGTAACCCGAATCTGGAGTGAGGTGAAATTTCAATCCGTTCATCCCTGGATTTTAGAACAGGTGTACAATCACAGGTACGATCTCTATTTACTATGCAATACTGATCTGCCATGGGAATATGATCCCCTGAGGGAACATCCGGAGATGCGGGATGAATTATTCAAAAGGTATGAAACTGTGCTGAAAGAGATCCATGCAAACTACAAAATTGTAAGCGACCTGGGTGAGATGCGAAAGCAAAATGCCATCAGGTTCATTGAAGATTTACTATCCGGTCAGCTATAG
- a CDS encoding glycosyltransferase, producing the protein MKTGKPRILYLPRWYPNRRDPMPGLFIRRHAMSVKDYADIAVLYVHLNFERDTPTYETVVSEEFDIHEVSVYYRASHTNIAFLDSIINLIRFFRAHQIGFQKLKKNNWHPDLIHVNVLTRCGIIALFEKFSKGTPYVITEHWTRYLPGMDNYKGFLRKWLTKRIVRNASAVLPVTQNLQRAMELHGLTNKHYHVIPNVVDINMFKPAKQKNELQSKMILHVSCFDDNQKNISGILRVLKRLAAKRQDWYCTMVGEGIHYNKLVRLAEEMHLKDRFVYFTGLRENEELSELMQQADFQLMFSRYENLPVVIPESFACGVPFLSTNVGGIAEHIHLSLGRLVPSEDEDALLREVEFMLDHPAEFDKQQIRQYALDHFSQEVIGRQIWEVYQEVLSAK; encoded by the coding sequence ATGAAGACAGGAAAACCAAGGATACTTTATTTGCCAAGGTGGTACCCAAACCGCAGGGATCCTATGCCCGGACTGTTTATTCGCAGGCATGCCATGTCAGTGAAGGATTATGCTGATATCGCAGTGCTTTATGTACACCTGAATTTTGAAAGGGATACACCAACTTATGAAACAGTAGTTTCTGAGGAATTTGATATTCATGAAGTTAGTGTGTATTATCGGGCCAGTCATACCAATATTGCTTTTCTTGACTCAATAATCAATCTTATCAGGTTTTTCAGAGCCCATCAAATTGGATTTCAGAAACTTAAAAAGAATAACTGGCACCCTGACCTCATCCATGTGAATGTTTTAACCCGTTGTGGGATTATCGCATTATTTGAAAAGTTTAGCAAAGGAACTCCATACGTGATCACCGAACACTGGACCCGCTATCTTCCGGGCATGGATAACTACAAGGGCTTTCTCAGAAAATGGCTTACAAAAAGGATTGTCAGGAATGCATCTGCAGTGCTGCCTGTTACCCAAAACCTTCAGAGAGCTATGGAACTGCATGGTTTGACAAACAAGCATTACCATGTAATTCCCAACGTTGTCGATATTAATATGTTTAAACCGGCAAAACAAAAGAATGAACTTCAGTCAAAAATGATTCTGCATGTCTCCTGTTTTGATGATAACCAGAAAAATATCTCAGGCATTCTGAGAGTGCTCAAACGTCTCGCTGCAAAACGGCAGGACTGGTATTGCACAATGGTTGGAGAAGGGATCCATTATAATAAATTGGTTAGGTTGGCTGAGGAGATGCACCTTAAGGATCGGTTTGTCTATTTTACCGGGTTGAGGGAAAATGAAGAATTATCGGAATTGATGCAACAAGCTGATTTTCAGTTGATGTTCAGCCGATATGAGAATTTGCCGGTAGTAATACCTGAAAGTTTTGCTTGTGGTGTCCCTTTTCTTTCAACGAATGTAGGAGGCATTGCTGAGCATATTCATTTGAGCCTTGGCAGGTTGGTCCCATCAGAAGATGAAGATGCATTGCTCCGGGAAGTTGAATTTATGCTGGATCATCCTGCTGAATTTGATAAACAACAAATCAGGCAATATGCACTGGATCATTTCAGCCAGGAAGTTATCGGACGGCAGATATGGGAGGTTTACCAGGAGGTTCTTAGTGCAAAATGA
- a CDS encoding nicotinamide mononucleotide transporter yields the protein MELATLFSEVYQNLLNTSLTEFIAVIFGLLSVWYARKENIWVYPTGIINVLIYVYLCFHAGLYADMGINAFYFLMSVYGWYRWTHKDSESHQLPISVLNRIQWIYAIVAVLVFYIIVRFVLVRFTDSTVPDFDSFTTALFIIAMWLMAIKKVENWIFWIIGDALVIPLFAYKGLAFTGFQYIVFLVLAIMGYIEWRKRFKKSMA from the coding sequence ATGGAGTTAGCTACCCTCTTTTCCGAGGTTTATCAAAATCTGTTGAACACTTCCCTCACTGAATTCATCGCAGTGATTTTTGGTTTGTTAAGTGTTTGGTATGCCCGTAAGGAAAATATCTGGGTTTATCCCACCGGAATTATCAATGTATTGATTTATGTATACCTGTGTTTTCATGCCGGTTTGTATGCTGATATGGGTATCAATGCATTTTATTTTCTCATGAGTGTATATGGATGGTATCGATGGACACATAAGGATAGCGAAAGTCATCAACTCCCGATCTCGGTCCTTAACAGAATTCAATGGATATATGCCATAGTAGCAGTTTTGGTCTTCTATATAATTGTAAGATTCGTCCTAGTACGTTTTACAGATAGTACTGTTCCGGATTTTGATTCATTTACCACAGCCTTGTTTATTATAGCAATGTGGTTGATGGCTATCAAAAAAGTAGAGAACTGGATTTTCTGGATAATCGGGGATGCTTTGGTGATTCCGCTGTTCGCATACAAAGGCCTGGCATTCACAGGATTCCAATATATAGTTTTCCTGGTTCTGGCCATTATGGGATATATTGAATGGAGAAAACGTTTCAAAAAATCAATGGCCTGA
- a CDS encoding DUF255 domain-containing protein, giving the protein MHFFQFLFLFSPKADAQVTTDTVVYWKTMEEVISLRSKDPKPVMVFFNMPGKDTCTMMLENIFTKREICTYLKPRFYPVIVNVTDSAIQWLNGKTYFIKKGEQINSIVTEVLGKEPVYPSFLFFSKENSGIVMKGYKSRYEMRSILVYFAEEINKTTPFHLWFQSYQVAYPMINMAKMLENPIKWHTLSEALELQKKEPKLLFINWYARLNVGSQVMLFNAFENPTVAEYLNKNFYCVRLDAQTKDTLVWDKPYFNLMKPEKFHELATLQLGDSYKFPSLLFFSPDKKEIYKQQSYLGPLNFYALINFVGSGAYKTKKLAEYIKTFKADI; this is encoded by the coding sequence TTGCATTTTTTTCAATTTCTCTTTCTTTTTTCTCCAAAAGCAGATGCCCAGGTTACAACTGATACCGTTGTTTACTGGAAAACAATGGAAGAAGTGATCTCATTAAGAAGTAAGGATCCTAAACCTGTAATGGTATTTTTTAATATGCCAGGCAAGGATACCTGTACAATGATGCTTGAGAATATTTTTACAAAAAGAGAGATCTGTACTTATCTGAAGCCTCGTTTTTATCCGGTTATTGTTAATGTTACGGACAGCGCAATCCAATGGTTAAATGGGAAAACTTATTTTATAAAAAAGGGTGAGCAGATCAACAGTATTGTAACTGAAGTTCTGGGCAAAGAGCCTGTATATCCTTCCTTTTTATTCTTCAGCAAGGAGAATTCCGGAATTGTGATGAAAGGATATAAAAGCCGGTATGAAATGAGGTCAATCCTGGTGTATTTTGCGGAAGAAATTAACAAGACCACCCCATTTCATCTGTGGTTTCAATCCTACCAGGTCGCTTATCCTATGATCAATATGGCTAAGATGTTGGAAAACCCAATCAAATGGCATACCCTCAGCGAGGCTCTGGAACTTCAGAAAAAAGAGCCTAAACTTTTATTCATCAATTGGTATGCCCGTTTAAATGTTGGTTCACAGGTGATGCTTTTCAATGCTTTTGAAAATCCAACAGTTGCTGAATACCTGAACAAGAATTTCTATTGTGTACGTCTTGATGCACAAACAAAAGATACCCTGGTGTGGGATAAACCCTATTTTAACCTGATGAAACCTGAGAAATTTCATGAACTTGCAACATTACAACTCGGTGATTCTTACAAGTTCCCATCGCTCCTCTTTTTTAGCCCGGATAAGAAAGAAATCTACAAACAACAGTCCTACCTGGGACCATTGAACTTCTATGCTTTAATCAATTTTGTAGGTTCAGGCGCCTATAAAACGAAAAAACTGGCCGAATACATCAAAACCTTTAAGGCCGATATCTAA